A single region of the Blattabacterium sp. (Cryptocercus kyebangensis) genome encodes:
- the obgE gene encoding GTPase ObgE yields MTKSFIDFIKIYCKSGNGGKGCIHFHKKKYIKRGSSDGGSGGKGGDIIIQGNSNLHTFIHLKYNKYWIAKSGNPGKGNNITGANGKNLFIEVPIGTIIKDINKNILVEITKNHQEEVLFKGGKGGKGNIFFKNSKFQSPFYAQTGIKTIGNWIFLELKILADVGLIGFPNSGKSTLLSTITKAKPKIGNFPFTTKIPNLGIVKMNYDYDTFLVADIPGIIEKASQGKGLGYTFLRHIERNLVLLFLISAETKNNKIEYFILLNELKKFNRKLLNKKRLLVISKSDLIDNETKKRIKKIFLTLGENIIFISSFTKEGIIQLKNKLWNIIQELRVR; encoded by the coding sequence ATGACAAAAAGTTTTATAGATTTTATAAAAATTTATTGTAAAAGTGGAAATGGAGGAAAAGGATGTATTCATTTTCATAAAAAAAAATATATAAAAAGGGGGAGTTCTGATGGAGGATCAGGGGGAAAAGGAGGTGATATTATTATACAAGGAAATTCTAATCTTCATACTTTTATTCATCTAAAATATAATAAATATTGGATTGCTAAATCTGGAAATCCAGGAAAAGGGAATAATATTACTGGAGCAAACGGTAAAAATTTATTTATAGAAGTTCCTATAGGAACTATAATTAAAGATATAAATAAAAATATTTTAGTAGAAATAACCAAAAATCATCAAGAAGAAGTTTTATTCAAAGGAGGAAAAGGAGGAAAAGGAAATATCTTTTTTAAGAATTCTAAATTTCAATCTCCATTTTATGCACAAACTGGAATAAAAACTATAGGAAATTGGATTTTTTTAGAGTTAAAAATTTTGGCAGATGTTGGTTTAATTGGATTTCCAAATTCCGGAAAATCAACTTTACTTTCTACAATTACAAAAGCAAAACCAAAAATAGGAAATTTTCCTTTTACAACTAAAATACCTAATTTGGGAATAGTTAAAATGAATTATGATTATGATACTTTCTTAGTAGCAGATATACCTGGAATTATAGAAAAAGCTTCACAAGGTAAAGGATTAGGATATACTTTTCTAAGACATATAGAACGTAATCTTGTTCTATTATTTTTAATTTCTGCAGAAACGAAAAATAATAAAATAGAATATTTCATATTATTGAATGAATTAAAAAAATTTAACCGAAAATTATTAAATAAAAAACGTTTATTGGTTATTTCTAAATCAGATTTGATCGATAATGAAACAAAAAAAAGAATAAAGAAAATATTTTTAACATTAGGAGAAAATATCATCTTTATTTCTTCTTTTACAAAAGAAGGAATAATTCAATTAAAAAATAAATTATGGAATATAATTCAAGAATTACGAGTAAGATAA